The following proteins come from a genomic window of Paeniglutamicibacter kerguelensis:
- a CDS encoding pyrophosphorylase translates to MSRVLSTEQAKTAIQQMQAIINGGFTDQISQLDAQGRVLSDPNVWDGPLAAQFRGATWPETKVALDKARTELEQLRTQLNQISQNIFSAGGGN, encoded by the coding sequence ATGTCTCGTGTTTTATCAACGGAGCAGGCGAAGACGGCTATTCAGCAGATGCAGGCGATCATCAACGGTGGTTTCACCGATCAGATCAGCCAGCTTGACGCCCAGGGCCGGGTCCTGTCCGACCCCAACGTTTGGGACGGCCCGCTGGCTGCCCAGTTCCGCGGTGCGACCTGGCCCGAGACGAAGGTTGCGCTGGACAAGGCGCGGACCGAGTTGGAGCAGCTGCGCACCCAGTTGAACCAGATTTCGCAGAACATCTTCTCCGCGGGCGGCGGAAACTAA
- a CDS encoding M23 family metallopeptidase has product MKKHQVNRARGVRPKNHQRNRLSKVSVLGMVVAAAFTLSGVPGLGLADEPLEAGASSNNVIAPAIFVQPVSVSLLSGVDAISWDSLEFTSAPMDRGLAGVPNAAAAINGSTENLGLGTGGQSALMLAGQRLGVRGVLPGQLQLIHPVISRHITSPYGWRHNPTGAGTQVHIGQDYAISCGSPVYATADGTVVQSAWAGHSGMRVTIDHGNSVRTGYSHNSRLIAQVGDQVKQGQLIALSGTTGNSTGCHVHFEVIINGQWNDPRNFLPGIPGQPNPLFDSHDTRITAEPIRDSGAPRFGIENGHDLEIDLPSEPVEHEPSKKPHKASPDAGSKPKPPAKDHVKSPVKKPAKKPDAKPAPKPSTKPTESPKPSTKPTESPKPSTKPTESPKPSTKPTESPKPTTPSKPTTSPTPPPASPAPTQPGADASTKPTPPSTEAAVEPPAKPKPPADEKPAEVVVEPDAKPADPNDAEAAEIAALSDAEIAALLAARDKLSAAKLAALLEESARRAAKSN; this is encoded by the coding sequence GTGAAGAAGCACCAAGTGAATCGTGCCCGTGGCGTTCGCCCGAAAAATCACCAACGAAACAGGCTCTCCAAGGTTTCAGTCCTGGGCATGGTCGTTGCCGCAGCGTTTACGCTTTCGGGCGTACCCGGGTTGGGCTTGGCTGATGAGCCGTTGGAAGCTGGGGCGTCGTCGAACAACGTAATTGCCCCGGCCATATTCGTTCAACCGGTAAGCGTTTCGCTACTTAGCGGTGTTGACGCCATCAGTTGGGATTCGCTGGAATTCACAAGCGCCCCGATGGATCGGGGACTGGCTGGAGTGCCAAATGCGGCCGCAGCCATCAACGGCTCAACGGAGAACCTGGGCCTCGGAACCGGTGGGCAAAGTGCCCTCATGCTGGCGGGACAACGCCTGGGTGTGCGGGGCGTACTGCCCGGACAGCTTCAATTGATCCACCCGGTCATTTCAAGGCACATCACCAGCCCGTACGGGTGGCGCCACAACCCGACGGGAGCCGGCACCCAGGTCCACATTGGCCAGGACTACGCGATCTCTTGCGGTTCCCCTGTTTACGCGACAGCGGACGGCACAGTGGTTCAATCCGCCTGGGCAGGCCATTCCGGCATGCGAGTGACCATCGACCACGGGAATTCCGTGAGGACCGGCTACAGCCACAACTCTCGGTTGATCGCCCAGGTTGGCGATCAAGTCAAGCAAGGCCAACTCATTGCGTTGAGCGGAACAACCGGGAACTCCACGGGTTGCCACGTGCACTTCGAAGTCATCATAAATGGCCAATGGAATGATCCCCGGAATTTCCTGCCCGGTATCCCGGGGCAACCCAACCCGTTATTTGATTCGCATGACACAAGGATCACGGCCGAGCCGATCCGCGATTCCGGTGCACCGCGTTTCGGTATCGAGAACGGCCACGACCTGGAAATTGATTTGCCTTCGGAACCCGTTGAGCACGAGCCGTCCAAGAAACCTCACAAGGCTTCACCAGACGCCGGGTCCAAGCCAAAACCGCCGGCAAAAGACCATGTGAAGTCCCCGGTCAAGAAGCCGGCCAAGAAGCCTGACGCCAAGCCGGCGCCCAAGCCCAGCACCAAGCCGACGGAAAGCCCCAAGCCCAGCACCAAGCCGACGGAAAGCCCCAAGCCCAGCACCAAGCCGACGGAAAGCCCCAAACCCAGCACCAAGCCGACGGAAAGCCCCAAACCCACGACGCCTTCGAAGCCGACGACAAGCCCGACCCCGCCACCGGCTTCACCCGCTCCGACGCAGCCGGGTGCCGACGCCAGTACCAAGCCGACGCCTCCATCCACGGAAGCCGCAGTGGAACCACCTGCCAAGCCAAAGCCGCCGGCAGACGAGAAACCGGCAGAAGTCGTTGTAGAACCCGATGCCAAACCAGCGGATCCGAACGACGCGGAAGCCGCCGAAATCGCCGCGCTTTCCGATGCGGAAATCGCCGCGCTCCTGGCAGCACGGGACAAGCTCTCGGCCGCGAAACTTGCCGCGCTCCTGGAGGAATCGGCCAGGCGCGCAGCCAAGTCCAACTAG
- a CDS encoding TrmH family RNA methyltransferase, which produces MTSAPETNASVPVETAPEFEERPEVGVGPWEGEWPAEEHYDHELLESGDRRNVADKYRYWTMDAIIADLDERRHDFHIAIENWQHDMNIGTVVRTANAFLAKEVHIIGRRRWNRRGAMVTDRYQHVRHHPTVEDFVAWAKEEGLAIIGIDIFPDSVQLETYELPRNCVLVFGQEGPGLSEEVHQSAEATLSIEQFGSTRSINAASAAGIAMHAWIRRHVFNQKVG; this is translated from the coding sequence GTGACTTCTGCCCCTGAAACGAACGCATCCGTACCCGTCGAAACCGCTCCCGAATTCGAGGAGCGTCCCGAAGTTGGCGTCGGCCCGTGGGAAGGCGAGTGGCCGGCCGAAGAGCACTACGATCACGAACTTCTGGAGTCGGGAGACCGGCGAAACGTCGCCGACAAATATCGCTACTGGACCATGGACGCGATCATCGCCGACCTGGACGAGCGCCGCCACGACTTCCACATTGCCATCGAGAATTGGCAGCACGACATGAACATCGGCACCGTGGTGCGCACGGCCAACGCCTTCCTGGCCAAGGAAGTCCACATTATCGGTCGCCGCCGCTGGAACCGCCGAGGTGCCATGGTGACCGACCGCTACCAGCACGTCCGCCACCACCCCACTGTCGAAGATTTCGTGGCGTGGGCCAAGGAGGAAGGGCTGGCGATCATCGGGATCGATATCTTCCCGGATTCCGTGCAGCTTGAGACCTACGAATTGCCGCGCAACTGCGTGCTTGTCTTCGGGCAGGAAGGCCCGGGACTCAGCGAGGAAGTCCACCAGTCGGCCGAGGCCACGCTTTCCATTGAGCAGTTTGGCTCCACCCGTTCCATCAACGCGGCGTCTGCCGCGGGCATCGCCATGCACGCCTGGATCCGGCGCCACGTATTCAACCAAAAAGTCGGGTAG
- a CDS encoding serine/threonine-protein kinase, which yields MAHVQSGDALGASYRLEEPLGSGAVGEVWRVSSASGGPDLAAKLLRPEHAQDPTLVERFVRERSVLLALRHPNIVAVRDLVVEGDRLAIVMDYVTGGSVRDLLESRLTLPAGEALALCAEVLDALASAHAGSATHRDIKPDNVLLAESWRPGLQGAVKVSDFGIASVIGERTRHTTGMVGTPQYMPPELLSQGEIGPAADIYATGIMLYELVAGRTPFAGAGTDFTLAYRHVTTLPPRLDLPEELWAALEKTLSKNPRERPGAAQAAAQFRRLAREFADLPALSRSVEPEDFQAVDRPATVLRGAPAEPEAGPTVVARTPESPQPELGPAGSRTIVRPMPRRDPARPVEPVEPENTASKWSAWLTRKVLVLGAVGLVLVVGLVFGIVLTLPQSSPAVGPRAADATATQQDVPLPSGLSVSRAASYDAAAGEVKLTITYSAQKAPLRGPFLEVLPGAAGSPACPPVTWENAAATRNKPSLSGVSANCGWSVDGVRIPAQGSVEVGATIPVALAGENALDEWLDAAAAATTEATADDSVEGSAYPVQRLRGIQVQTPARTVSQTALPVTLVPVWPSGPDVLGPLYKSPATGKPSEMLTAIAGGEKGVRFSDGCSGGLAVSSDGLVVTALAVAPSCVLRAVVGNFTDLASEPFGITTRE from the coding sequence ATGGCACACGTGCAGTCCGGTGATGCGCTTGGCGCCTCCTACCGTCTTGAGGAACCCCTTGGTTCCGGTGCGGTCGGCGAGGTGTGGCGGGTCAGCTCCGCCTCCGGCGGGCCGGACCTCGCGGCGAAGCTGCTTCGCCCGGAACACGCGCAGGACCCCACCCTCGTCGAACGTTTCGTGAGGGAACGCTCGGTGTTGCTCGCCCTGCGGCATCCGAACATCGTTGCGGTCAGGGACCTCGTCGTCGAGGGCGACAGGCTCGCGATCGTCATGGACTACGTGACCGGCGGATCGGTGCGCGACCTGCTGGAATCCCGGCTGACGCTTCCCGCGGGCGAGGCGCTGGCGCTCTGCGCCGAGGTGCTCGACGCGCTGGCCAGTGCCCACGCCGGATCGGCCACGCACCGGGACATCAAGCCGGACAACGTGCTGCTGGCCGAATCGTGGCGCCCGGGCCTGCAGGGCGCGGTGAAGGTCTCCGACTTCGGGATCGCCTCCGTGATCGGGGAACGGACCAGGCACACCACGGGAATGGTGGGCACCCCGCAGTACATGCCGCCCGAACTGCTCAGCCAGGGCGAGATCGGCCCCGCGGCCGACATCTACGCCACGGGCATCATGCTTTACGAGCTGGTCGCCGGGCGGACGCCGTTTGCCGGAGCAGGCACCGACTTCACGCTTGCCTACCGCCACGTGACTACGCTTCCGCCCCGGCTGGACCTGCCCGAGGAGCTCTGGGCGGCGCTGGAAAAGACGCTGTCCAAGAACCCGCGGGAACGGCCCGGCGCCGCGCAGGCGGCCGCGCAATTCCGCAGGTTGGCCCGGGAATTCGCGGACCTTCCGGCGCTGTCGCGTTCCGTGGAGCCCGAGGACTTCCAGGCCGTGGACCGCCCGGCAACGGTGCTGCGCGGAGCCCCGGCGGAGCCGGAGGCCGGGCCGACGGTGGTTGCCCGGACGCCGGAATCGCCGCAACCCGAGCTGGGCCCGGCGGGCTCCCGCACCATCGTGAGGCCGATGCCCCGCCGCGACCCTGCCCGTCCCGTCGAACCCGTCGAGCCGGAAAACACCGCAAGCAAATGGTCGGCCTGGCTGACCAGGAAGGTCCTTGTGCTGGGTGCCGTGGGGTTGGTCCTGGTGGTCGGCCTGGTCTTCGGAATCGTCCTGACGCTTCCCCAAAGTTCCCCAGCCGTGGGGCCACGGGCGGCCGACGCCACCGCCACCCAACAGGACGTCCCGCTGCCCAGCGGCCTGTCGGTCAGCCGCGCGGCGAGCTACGACGCGGCGGCCGGCGAAGTGAAGCTCACCATCACGTACTCGGCCCAGAAGGCGCCCCTGCGCGGGCCGTTCCTCGAGGTGCTCCCCGGCGCCGCGGGTTCCCCGGCATGCCCGCCGGTGACCTGGGAGAACGCGGCTGCCACGCGCAACAAGCCCAGCCTTTCCGGCGTGTCTGCGAACTGCGGCTGGAGCGTCGACGGCGTCCGCATCCCGGCGCAGGGAAGCGTTGAGGTCGGCGCAACGATACCCGTGGCGCTGGCGGGGGAGAACGCCCTTGACGAATGGCTCGATGCCGCCGCCGCGGCGACGACCGAGGCCACCGCGGACGACAGCGTCGAGGGTTCCGCCTACCCTGTGCAGCGGCTGCGCGGGATCCAGGTCCAGACCCCGGCACGCACGGTGAGCCAGACGGCCCTGCCCGTCACGCTGGTTCCGGTCTGGCCCAGCGGGCCGGACGTGCTCGGCCCGCTCTACAAGAGCCCCGCGACCGGCAAGCCCTCCGAAATGCTGACCGCCATTGCCGGGGGCGAAAAGGGCGTCCGGTTCTCCGACGGGTGCTCCGGCGGCCTGGCCGTCTCGTCCGACGGGCTTGTGGTGACGGCCCTTGCCGTGGCCCCGAGCTGCGTCCTGCGCGCGGTGGTCGGCAACTTCACCGACCTGGCCAGCGAGCCGTTCGGCATCACCACCCGCGAGTAA
- the fbaA gene encoding class II fructose-bisphosphate aldolase, which produces MPIATPEQYNAMIDSAKAGGYAFPAVNVTSSQTLNAAIRGFAEAESDGIIQVSTGGAAYWSGASIKNMVTGSLAFAAFAREVAKSYGVNIALHTDHCPADKLDEFVLPLLAASEAEVAAGRNPFFNSHMWDGSAETLEENLRIAAELLPRTAAAKQILEVEIGAVGGEEDGVENAINDKLYSTVEDALATVAALGSGENGRYITALTFGNVHGVYKPGNVKLRPEILKDIQEQVGAKLGKANPFDLVFHGGSGSSDKEIADAVAYGVIKMNIDTDTQYAFTRPVAGHMLANYDGVLKVDGEIGNKKTYDPRVWGAKAEESMASRIAAAAVQLGSAGKSLK; this is translated from the coding sequence ATGCCCATCGCAACCCCGGAACAGTACAACGCCATGATTGACTCCGCCAAGGCTGGCGGATACGCCTTCCCGGCTGTCAACGTGACGTCGTCGCAGACCCTGAACGCCGCCATCCGCGGCTTCGCGGAAGCCGAATCCGACGGAATTATTCAGGTCTCCACCGGTGGCGCAGCCTACTGGTCGGGTGCCTCCATCAAGAACATGGTCACCGGTTCGCTGGCCTTCGCCGCCTTCGCGCGCGAAGTGGCCAAGAGCTACGGCGTGAACATCGCCCTGCACACGGACCACTGCCCTGCGGACAAGCTCGACGAGTTCGTGCTCCCGCTGCTTGCCGCATCCGAGGCAGAGGTCGCGGCCGGCCGCAACCCGTTCTTCAACTCCCACATGTGGGACGGCTCCGCCGAAACCCTTGAAGAGAACCTGCGCATCGCCGCAGAGCTGCTGCCGCGCACCGCTGCTGCCAAGCAGATCCTCGAAGTCGAAATCGGCGCGGTCGGCGGCGAAGAAGACGGCGTCGAGAACGCCATCAACGACAAGCTGTACTCGACCGTTGAAGATGCACTTGCCACTGTTGCCGCTCTCGGCTCCGGCGAGAACGGCCGGTACATCACCGCGCTGACCTTCGGAAACGTGCACGGCGTGTACAAGCCGGGCAACGTGAAGCTGCGCCCGGAGATCCTCAAGGACATCCAGGAGCAGGTCGGCGCCAAGCTTGGCAAGGCCAACCCGTTCGACCTGGTCTTCCACGGCGGCTCGGGTTCCAGCGACAAGGAAATCGCCGACGCGGTTGCCTATGGCGTCATCAAGATGAACATCGACACCGACACCCAGTACGCCTTCACCCGCCCGGTGGCCGGCCACATGCTCGCCAACTACGACGGTGTGCTGAAGGTCGACGGCGAAATCGGCAACAAGAAGACCTACGACCCGCGCGTCTGGGGTGCCAAGGCAGAAGAGTCGATGGCGTCCCGCATCGCAGCTGCCGCAGTGCAGCTCGGCTCGGCCGGAAAGAGCTTGAAGTAA
- a CDS encoding FtsK/SpoIIIE domain-containing protein, which yields MRVLIQLGDQRFDREIESHAPATTLGQLLAAAGAPLPAAGTTLYVDETAAHADTPLGELLLLEGSSISLSPVEPPHALRQWSVTVSGGLEAGAVHPIPAHRPLVIGRSPQADVVLGTESASWNHASIELEGEGIRIRDAQSTNGTLLDGVPVDMDGTLATAPGTLVIGGTTLLVRPVVPESRAPKPGSLNNLTPAGTAPFNRPPRPGWPPAADPVGAPTRKDVPPASKFSFITVLAPLVLAGAMVMILGDARFAMFAALSPVMAIGMWFEQKHRRARNLKEEEARFESAIDDFAADVAEAAAAEVDRRRTEIPDPATVLRRAAMPTTLLWQRRAGTEGFLALNAGVGDVPWRPELDDRAGTTLDGRVREVLEASVLPAAPVLVDLGNAGVVGIVGNREAALAVARSLVAQATVHAGPADLTLGVFCDAGRAAEWAWTSWLPHTRQPGSSTGERWVSDDRTRSSAMLRTLRENIDGHPTPAVLLVLDSEVLTEGRDAPARALLGHGRTPEGSSAHATIQRVGVSGIVIAGSEEQLPASCTTVIHLGEDAAATVHEPGDLSHVDDVVVAGIGPGLAERCAMDLARFEDPELTVPGAALPPLVRLPDLLGLGTPDGASIRSLWSSARGFSTPIGTSESGPLTLDLVADGPHGLVGGTTGSGKSEFLRSLVAGLAARNDPTRLNFILIDFKGGAAFQACERLPHTIGTISNLDEQLADRALRSLEAEMQRRQRVFAAAGEDIDNLDAYLATNPAEPMPRLLLVVDEFAMLAKDFPEVLSSLVSVAAVGRTLGVHMILATQRPAGVVNDDILANTNLRVALRVQSRDDSANVIGVPAAAGIGRAQTGRAFIKLGQDDITPVQTALVTGRASHQEASALELLEVGPLGMPVQRRRAARGPESDVSDLDLLIDAIREAHADAGFGAPRRIWPEALGARVDLAGFAAEADADAETPATAGQPDANRPGVGGVHGSTIRVALADEPELQRQSAAGWDLAQGNLMLLGITGSGTSTTLASIALAITAETSPDALDLLVLDLGSRALAPLADLPHTLAYVGSGPGAAEQQARFLRHLRTELDKRRADQADRRPTLVLIDGLATLRDEFQDYDGLALLDALYRAYADGPALNLWFAVSTTRAKAVPSAMDEVTTQKWLYRLADPYDYSALGVRGQNIPAPVPGRCVDAGTLRQMHIASPATDLPAAVGRVAARWPLGAEKAAAIGRLPEDLGVGEVGAVATLGAEPWHLPVGLREEDLAPALLEVYEGEHVLIAGPARSGKSTLLLALVESLRAASAAGNPVAIWGACDRRSPLAGADLDRLAVGPEDLPALLAGIRLERGPVVLLVDDAERFEDSDQSLAGLLASGNGQLRVIAAGRSADLRGLYAHWTKTVRKSRCGVLLQPDVDYDGELLGITLPRRAPVAVTPGRGYLCVGGAGAFVQTMSPEIDK from the coding sequence GTGCGCGTGCTGATCCAGCTGGGCGACCAGCGATTTGACCGGGAGATCGAAAGCCACGCTCCCGCCACGACGCTGGGCCAGCTGCTGGCCGCAGCCGGCGCCCCGCTGCCCGCGGCCGGAACCACCCTGTACGTCGACGAGACCGCCGCGCATGCCGACACCCCGCTGGGCGAGCTGCTGTTGCTGGAGGGAAGCAGCATTTCGCTGTCCCCCGTCGAGCCGCCTCACGCGCTGCGGCAGTGGAGCGTCACGGTCTCCGGAGGCCTCGAGGCCGGGGCCGTCCACCCGATTCCGGCCCACCGGCCGCTGGTCATCGGCCGTTCCCCCCAGGCGGACGTGGTGCTGGGCACCGAAAGCGCTTCCTGGAACCATGCCAGCATCGAGCTGGAGGGCGAGGGCATCCGCATTCGCGACGCCCAATCAACCAACGGCACGCTGCTCGACGGGGTTCCTGTCGACATGGACGGAACCCTTGCCACGGCCCCCGGCACCCTGGTGATCGGCGGGACCACGCTGCTGGTGCGCCCGGTCGTGCCCGAGAGCCGGGCGCCTAAGCCCGGGTCGCTGAACAACCTCACGCCCGCGGGAACCGCCCCCTTCAACAGGCCGCCGCGTCCCGGATGGCCGCCGGCCGCGGATCCGGTGGGGGCCCCGACCCGCAAGGACGTCCCGCCGGCCTCCAAGTTCAGCTTCATCACGGTGCTGGCCCCGCTGGTGCTCGCCGGCGCCATGGTGATGATCCTGGGCGACGCCCGCTTTGCCATGTTTGCCGCGCTGAGCCCGGTGATGGCGATCGGCATGTGGTTCGAGCAGAAACACCGGCGGGCCAGGAACCTCAAGGAAGAGGAGGCCCGCTTCGAGTCGGCGATCGACGATTTCGCCGCCGACGTCGCGGAGGCCGCCGCGGCCGAGGTCGACCGCCGGCGCACCGAGATCCCCGACCCCGCCACGGTGCTGCGCCGGGCCGCGATGCCCACCACCCTGCTGTGGCAGCGGCGGGCCGGCACCGAGGGATTCTTGGCGCTCAACGCGGGAGTCGGGGACGTGCCGTGGCGCCCGGAACTGGACGACCGGGCCGGCACCACACTCGACGGCCGGGTGCGCGAGGTGCTCGAGGCGAGCGTGCTGCCCGCGGCCCCCGTGCTCGTGGACCTGGGCAATGCGGGCGTGGTGGGCATCGTCGGCAACCGGGAGGCCGCCCTGGCGGTGGCCCGCAGCCTTGTCGCCCAGGCGACGGTGCACGCCGGACCCGCCGACCTCACGCTGGGCGTCTTCTGCGATGCCGGGCGAGCCGCCGAATGGGCGTGGACCTCCTGGCTGCCGCACACCCGGCAGCCGGGCTCGAGCACCGGGGAACGCTGGGTCTCCGATGACCGGACACGCAGTTCCGCGATGCTGCGCACCCTGCGCGAGAACATCGACGGGCACCCGACGCCCGCGGTGCTGCTGGTGCTCGACTCGGAGGTCCTCACCGAGGGCCGCGACGCACCGGCCCGTGCACTGCTGGGCCACGGACGAACCCCCGAGGGCAGCTCGGCACACGCAACAATCCAGCGCGTCGGAGTCTCCGGCATCGTCATCGCCGGCTCCGAGGAGCAGCTTCCGGCCTCCTGCACCACGGTGATCCACCTGGGCGAGGATGCAGCCGCAACCGTGCACGAACCGGGCGACCTGTCCCACGTCGACGACGTGGTGGTTGCCGGCATCGGCCCGGGCCTTGCCGAACGCTGCGCCATGGACCTGGCCCGCTTCGAGGACCCGGAGCTCACCGTGCCCGGCGCGGCCCTGCCGCCGCTGGTCAGGCTCCCGGACCTGCTGGGCCTGGGCACGCCGGACGGTGCGTCGATCCGCTCGCTGTGGTCCTCCGCCAGGGGTTTCTCCACCCCGATCGGCACCTCCGAGTCCGGCCCGCTGACCCTGGACCTGGTGGCCGACGGCCCGCACGGCCTGGTCGGAGGCACCACGGGCTCGGGCAAGAGCGAGTTCCTGCGTTCCCTGGTCGCCGGCCTCGCGGCCCGCAACGACCCGACCCGGCTGAACTTCATCCTCATCGACTTCAAGGGCGGCGCCGCGTTCCAGGCTTGCGAACGCCTGCCGCACACCATCGGCACCATCTCCAACCTCGACGAACAGCTGGCCGACCGGGCGCTGCGCTCGCTCGAGGCGGAGATGCAGCGCCGCCAGCGGGTCTTTGCCGCGGCGGGCGAGGACATCGACAACCTCGACGCCTACCTGGCCACCAACCCGGCCGAACCCATGCCGCGCCTGTTGCTGGTGGTGGACGAGTTCGCGATGCTCGCCAAGGACTTCCCCGAGGTGCTCTCCTCGCTGGTGTCCGTCGCCGCGGTGGGCCGCACGCTCGGCGTGCACATGATCCTGGCGACCCAGCGCCCGGCCGGCGTCGTGAACGACGACATCCTGGCCAACACCAACCTGCGGGTGGCACTGCGTGTGCAGAGCCGCGACGATTCCGCCAACGTGATCGGGGTGCCTGCCGCGGCCGGGATCGGGCGTGCCCAGACCGGTCGCGCCTTCATCAAGCTGGGCCAGGACGACATCACCCCGGTGCAGACGGCCCTCGTCACGGGCCGCGCCTCCCACCAGGAGGCCAGCGCGCTGGAGTTGCTGGAGGTCGGCCCGCTGGGCATGCCCGTGCAGCGCCGCCGCGCGGCCCGCGGACCCGAGTCCGACGTCAGCGACCTCGACCTGCTCATCGACGCCATCCGCGAGGCCCACGCGGACGCCGGTTTCGGCGCCCCGCGGCGCATCTGGCCGGAGGCCCTCGGTGCGCGCGTGGACCTCGCCGGCTTCGCCGCGGAGGCCGATGCCGACGCGGAAACCCCCGCGACGGCCGGGCAGCCGGACGCCAACCGGCCGGGCGTCGGTGGCGTGCACGGCAGCACCATCCGGGTGGCGCTGGCCGACGAGCCCGAGCTGCAGCGGCAATCCGCCGCCGGCTGGGACCTGGCCCAGGGAAACCTCATGCTGCTGGGCATCACCGGAAGCGGCACCAGCACCACGCTGGCCTCGATCGCGCTGGCCATCACCGCGGAAACCAGCCCGGACGCGCTCGACCTGCTGGTGCTGGACCTGGGCTCGCGCGCCCTCGCCCCGCTCGCGGACCTGCCGCACACCCTCGCCTACGTCGGCTCCGGCCCCGGGGCGGCGGAACAGCAAGCCAGGTTCCTGCGGCACCTGCGCACCGAGCTGGACAAGCGCCGCGCCGATCAGGCCGACAGGCGTCCGACCCTGGTATTGATCGACGGCCTGGCCACGTTGCGCGACGAGTTCCAGGACTACGACGGTCTGGCCCTGCTCGATGCCCTCTACCGGGCCTACGCGGACGGCCCGGCCCTGAACCTCTGGTTCGCCGTGTCCACCACCCGCGCCAAGGCGGTGCCCTCTGCCATGGACGAGGTCACCACCCAGAAGTGGCTCTACCGGCTGGCCGACCCCTACGACTACTCGGCGCTGGGGGTCCGCGGGCAGAACATCCCCGCGCCCGTGCCGGGCAGGTGCGTCGATGCCGGAACACTGCGCCAGATGCACATCGCCTCCCCGGCCACGGACCTGCCCGCCGCGGTGGGCCGCGTCGCGGCGCGCTGGCCGCTGGGCGCCGAAAAGGCGGCAGCCATCGGACGCCTTCCCGAGGACCTCGGCGTGGGCGAGGTCGGCGCCGTTGCCACGCTGGGCGCCGAACCGTGGCACCTTCCCGTGGGCCTGCGCGAGGAGGACCTGGCCCCGGCCCTGCTGGAGGTCTACGAGGGCGAACACGTGCTCATCGCCGGGCCCGCCCGCAGCGGAAAGTCGACGCTGCTGCTGGCCCTGGTCGAATCCCTGCGCGCGGCCTCGGCGGCGGGGAACCCCGTGGCCATCTGGGGCGCCTGCGACAGGCGGTCGCCGCTGGCCGGCGCGGACCTCGACCGGTTGGCGGTCGGCCCCGAGGACCTGCCGGCACTGCTGGCGGGCATCAGGCTGGAACGCGGCCCGGTGGTGCTGCTGGTCGACGACGCCGAACGCTTCGAGGACTCCGACCAGTCGCTGGCCGGCCTGCTGGCCAGCGGAAACGGGCAGCTGCGCGTCATCGCCGCGGGTCGCTCGGCGGACCTGCGCGGACTGTACGCGCACTGGACCAAGACCGTGCGCAAGTCCCGCTGCGGCGTGCTGCTGCAGCCCGACGTCGACTACGACGGGGAGCTGCTGGGCATCACGCTGCCGCGCCGCGCGCCGGTGGCTGTCACCCCGGGACGCGGCTACCTGTGCGTCGGCGGCGCGGGCGCCTTCGTCCAGACCATGAGCCCGGAGATCGACAAGTAG
- a CDS encoding DUF3151 domain-containing protein codes for MADLGANLLGIPETLLPEEVEVNARLVAGDEAVDIAAAFPSSSLGWALLADEAHAEGRYVESYAYSRVGYHRGLDALRKSGWRGQGPVPWRHVPNRGFLRSLYALQRAAAAIGETEEVDRIGRFLNDSDPLAVAAIEAE; via the coding sequence ATGGCCGATCTTGGAGCAAACCTGCTGGGCATTCCGGAAACCCTGCTGCCCGAAGAGGTAGAGGTCAACGCACGCCTGGTCGCCGGCGACGAGGCAGTGGACATCGCTGCGGCCTTCCCGTCTTCTTCGCTGGGCTGGGCCCTGCTGGCCGACGAGGCACACGCGGAGGGCCGCTATGTCGAGTCCTACGCGTACTCGCGTGTTGGCTACCACCGCGGCCTCGACGCGCTGCGCAAGTCCGGATGGCGCGGCCAGGGTCCGGTGCCTTGGCGCCACGTACCCAACCGCGGCTTCCTGCGCTCGCTGTACGCCCTGCAGCGTGCGGCGGCCGCCATCGGCGAAACCGAGGAAGTCGACCGCATCGGCCGTTTCCTCAACGACTCGGATCCCTTGGCGGTTGCCGCCATCGAGGCCGAGTAA